Proteins co-encoded in one Halorussus lipolyticus genomic window:
- a CDS encoding BGTF surface domain-containing protein, protein MTNAKDKLRSVFLSALLVMSVVAGVTASAGSAAAVANLSDDTIVFQGETIVAQNSGNWNGDTVQLYTYEDNSVGTYVDQYEANGSGEISFSSDGLEGKYILQGPDQSGSSGTQFQVVPQTFSLKKTNVSTTTDTNHVNLTLDKTNRAGNFSVSINSTADGFTNQTATVNRDNQTNINVSIGSLADTAGTGNYTLTVDVTDTSASEDVNLELTEPGSVNAYFPQSVISDERGDVIDIPVEMENTDTANVTIGSSDVNFVADVHVQDGDDDGSNATIQLNTALNPSNDSFITLEGSSDSFVTTTTNDNDSNGVVYRAGENLSSPLASGNYELSVAIEDTNANGNWRAVNVATLSISQRSTDTAQSWIAPDSAITGDTTVSDLPGVVTDRDNVASGDYAVVQVKASGLYGDLNKSQLSSSVSSDGLKLSFVEQNPGPNSDPVSFSGNNDAVRLFEDAENNTFYTAVDTDAVDEVSENGLTTGEWNATFTVTPEFHSLVSENETVSTTFTVEDRSAEINGGNDVVVPVGSANITGTTNLAPGTEFTVQAKAGGSFLKSASVEVGSDGGFSAPLNFSDANNGTEFTVSLRNTGASVDYDTISGTVSADAEGDQPTTTTTSSNNTTTEETTTTTEETTEETTEETTTTTEETTTEETTTTSSDGGIPGFGVSVALVALVAAALLALRRSN, encoded by the coding sequence ATGACAAACGCAAAAGACAAGCTACGCAGTGTCTTCCTGTCTGCCCTGCTGGTCATGTCGGTCGTTGCCGGCGTGACTGCATCCGCAGGAAGTGCTGCTGCTGTAGCTAACCTCAGCGACGATACTATCGTCTTCCAAGGGGAGACGATTGTAGCACAGAACAGCGGTAACTGGAACGGCGATACGGTTCAGCTGTACACCTACGAGGACAACAGCGTCGGTACGTACGTCGACCAGTACGAAGCCAACGGTAGCGGTGAAATCTCGTTCTCGTCGGACGGCCTCGAAGGCAAGTACATCCTTCAGGGTCCCGACCAGAGCGGTAGCTCCGGTACCCAGTTCCAAGTCGTGCCCCAGACGTTCTCGCTGAAGAAGACGAACGTCTCCACGACGACTGACACCAACCACGTCAACCTCACGCTGGACAAGACCAACCGTGCGGGCAACTTCAGCGTCAGCATCAACTCGACGGCTGACGGGTTCACCAACCAGACGGCTACGGTCAACCGTGACAACCAGACCAACATCAACGTCTCGATTGGCTCGCTCGCCGACACGGCCGGCACGGGCAACTACACGCTGACCGTTGACGTCACGGACACCTCCGCGTCCGAGGACGTCAACCTCGAACTCACCGAGCCCGGCTCGGTCAACGCGTACTTCCCGCAGAGCGTCATCAGCGACGAGCGCGGTGACGTCATCGACATCCCGGTCGAGATGGAGAACACCGACACCGCTAACGTCACCATCGGTTCCTCCGACGTGAACTTCGTCGCCGACGTTCACGTTCAGGACGGTGACGACGACGGCTCCAACGCGACCATCCAGCTCAACACCGCTCTCAACCCCAGTAACGACAGCTTCATCACTCTCGAGGGCTCCTCGGACAGCTTCGTTACGACCACGACCAACGACAACGACAGTAACGGTGTCGTCTACCGCGCTGGCGAGAACCTCTCGTCGCCGCTCGCCTCGGGTAACTACGAGCTGAGCGTCGCCATCGAGGACACCAACGCGAACGGTAACTGGCGAGCTGTCAACGTCGCAACGCTGTCGATCAGCCAGCGTTCGACCGACACGGCCCAGTCGTGGATCGCCCCCGACTCCGCCATCACCGGTGACACCACGGTCAGCGACCTGCCCGGCGTCGTCACCGACCGCGACAACGTCGCCTCCGGCGACTACGCTGTCGTTCAGGTCAAGGCCTCCGGCCTCTACGGTGACCTCAACAAGAGCCAGCTCAGCTCGTCGGTCAGCTCCGACGGTCTCAAGCTCAGCTTCGTCGAGCAGAACCCCGGTCCGAACTCCGACCCCGTTTCGTTCTCGGGTAACAACGACGCCGTGCGCCTGTTCGAGGACGCCGAGAACAACACGTTCTACACGGCTGTTGACACCGACGCAGTCGATGAAGTCAGTGAGAACGGTCTCACGACCGGCGAGTGGAACGCCACCTTCACGGTGACGCCTGAGTTCCACTCGCTCGTCAGCGAAAACGAGACGGTCTCCACGACGTTCACCGTCGAGGACCGCTCGGCTGAAATCAACGGCGGCAACGACGTCGTCGTGCCTGTTGGCTCGGCCAACATCACGGGTACCACCAACCTCGCGCCTGGCACGGAATTCACCGTGCAGGCCAAGGCTGGCGGTTCCTTCCTGAAGTCGGCCAGCGTCGAAGTTGGTTCGGACGGCGGCTTCTCCGCCCCGCTCAACTTCAGTGACGCCAACAACGGCACCGAGTTCACCGTCTCGCTCCGCAACACCGGTGCGAGTGTCGATTACGACACCATCTCCGGTACCGTGAGCGCGGACGCTGAAGGCGACCAGCCGACCACCACGACCACCTCCTCGAACAACACGACGACCGAGGAGACCACCACGACGACCGAGGAGACGACCGAGGAGACGACCGAGGAGACCACCACCACGACCGAGGAAACCACGACCGAGGAGACCACCACCACGAGCAGTGACGGTGGCATCCCCGGCTTCGGCGTGAGTGTTGCCCTCGTCGCCCTCGTCGCCGCCGCGCTACTGGCGCTCCGCCGTAGCAACTAA
- a CDS encoding succinylglutamate desuccinylase/aspartoacylase family protein has translation MQLGTADSEPGELVTGWLDVTDLPTGTSERLPVLIAEGEDDGPTLWITASIHGNEVTGLAVAQDVMTDELAEEIRGTVVCIPNLNPAGLRRNARTSYYDDEDPNRYFPDPDAETSRPPSVQQLINERVYDEFEKSADALVDLHTAHVGSMPFVIRDRVLYGEERTESEARELADGLESLVDAFGMPVVNEYSAQEYTDQNLQRSTAGAALNNAGIPAFTAELGGHDVVEEDTRAAGVEGVRNVMRELGVLPGDPDPAAVGPDAPVEYPVKRAVHPHTETPGIARHRVEAGDVVSEGEVVADICTPHGEPKAAVESDHDGYVLGRMHGVAVYENDALASMAVRDDGDLVVPRDADGFDSE, from the coding sequence ATGCAACTCGGAACTGCGGACTCCGAACCCGGCGAACTCGTCACCGGTTGGCTCGACGTGACCGACCTCCCCACTGGCACCTCCGAACGCCTCCCGGTCCTCATCGCGGAGGGCGAGGACGACGGTCCGACGCTCTGGATTACGGCGTCCATCCACGGCAACGAGGTCACGGGCCTCGCTGTCGCGCAGGACGTGATGACCGACGAGTTGGCCGAGGAAATCCGGGGCACCGTGGTCTGCATCCCGAATCTCAACCCTGCGGGCCTGCGGCGTAACGCCCGGACCTCCTACTACGACGACGAGGACCCCAACCGCTACTTCCCGGACCCCGACGCCGAGACCAGTCGGCCGCCGAGCGTCCAGCAGTTGATAAACGAGCGCGTCTACGACGAGTTCGAGAAGTCGGCCGACGCCCTCGTGGACCTCCACACCGCTCACGTCGGGTCGATGCCCTTCGTGATTCGGGACAGGGTTCTCTACGGCGAGGAGCGCACCGAATCCGAGGCCCGTGAACTCGCAGACGGCCTCGAATCGCTCGTGGACGCCTTCGGGATGCCCGTCGTCAACGAGTACTCTGCACAGGAGTACACCGACCAGAACCTCCAGCGTTCGACCGCGGGCGCGGCGCTGAACAACGCCGGAATCCCCGCGTTCACCGCAGAGCTGGGTGGCCACGACGTGGTCGAGGAGGACACCCGCGCCGCAGGCGTCGAGGGAGTCCGGAACGTCATGCGCGAGTTGGGCGTCCTTCCCGGCGACCCCGACCCCGCCGCGGTCGGTCCGGACGCGCCGGTCGAGTACCCCGTCAAGCGCGCAGTCCATCCCCACACAGAGACGCCGGGCATCGCGCGCCACCGAGTTGAGGCTGGTGACGTGGTTTCGGAGGGCGAGGTCGTCGCGGACATCTGTACTCCGCATGGTGAACCGAAAGCCGCGGTTGAGTCCGACCACGACGGCTACGTACTGGGCCGGATGCACGGCGTTGCGGTCTACGAGAACGACGCGCTGGCGAGCATGGCGGTTCGGGACGACGGGGACCTCGTGGTTCCGCGAGACGCCGACGGGTTCGACTCCGAGTGA
- a CDS encoding RNA-guided pseudouridylation complex pseudouridine synthase subunit Cbf5: MLRGPPDDRSPADLLEFGVVNLDKPPGPSAHQVAGWVRDMAEVEQAAHAGTLDPKVTGCLPVLTGTATRLSQVFLEGSKEYVAVLELHDKPPADIEAIVAEFEGPLYQKPPRKSAVARRLRVREVYELDVIEVKDRQSLLRIRCESGTYIRKLCHDLGLALGTGAHMGHLRRTATDPFDDATLVTMEDLADGLARWREDGESDWLREVVHPAERALSHLPEITIAPSAAEEVAHGAQIYAPGVIDAESAEEGQLVACFTPDEAAVCLGTMVGDAEAEEGLVVELERVLV; this comes from the coding sequence ATGCTCCGTGGACCACCCGACGACCGTTCGCCCGCCGACCTCCTCGAGTTCGGCGTCGTGAACCTCGACAAGCCGCCCGGCCCCTCCGCCCACCAAGTCGCAGGGTGGGTCCGCGATATGGCCGAGGTCGAGCAGGCCGCCCACGCCGGAACCTTAGACCCGAAAGTCACGGGCTGTCTCCCGGTTTTGACTGGCACGGCGACCCGCCTCTCGCAGGTGTTTCTGGAGGGGAGCAAGGAGTACGTCGCGGTGCTGGAACTCCACGACAAACCCCCCGCCGACATCGAGGCCATCGTCGCCGAGTTCGAGGGGCCGCTCTACCAAAAACCGCCGAGAAAGAGCGCGGTGGCCCGCCGACTTCGCGTGCGCGAGGTCTATGAACTAGACGTGATAGAAGTGAAAGACCGCCAATCCCTCCTCCGGATTCGGTGCGAGAGCGGGACCTACATCCGGAAACTCTGCCACGACCTCGGTCTCGCGCTCGGCACCGGGGCGCACATGGGCCACTTGCGGCGGACCGCGACCGACCCCTTCGACGACGCGACGCTGGTCACGATGGAAGATTTGGCGGACGGACTGGCCAGATGGCGCGAGGACGGCGAATCCGACTGGCTACGCGAGGTCGTCCACCCCGCCGAGCGCGCCCTCTCGCACCTGCCCGAAATCACCATCGCACCGAGCGCCGCCGAGGAGGTCGCCCACGGTGCCCAAATCTACGCGCCCGGCGTCATCGACGCGGAGAGCGCCGAGGAAGGCCAATTGGTCGCGTGCTTCACGCCAGACGAGGCCGCGGTCTGTCTGGGGACGATGGTCGGCGATGCCGAGGCGGAGGAGGGTCTGGTCGTGGAGTTAGAGCGCGTGTTGGTGTAA
- the cmk gene encoding (d)CMP kinase translates to MLITVSGPPGVGKSTTASELSSVLGLEHISGGDIFRELADERGYTTLEFNKLAEEDDQIDRDLDRRLKQIAAERDDVVLESRLAGWLAGEHADFRVWLDAPLDVRSARIADREDKTVEDAREETAAREGSEADRYQEYYGIDITDLTIYDLAINTARWDAEAVVDMLTTAVEEYEPADDEGKYPVELDDEF, encoded by the coding sequence ATGTTAATCACAGTCTCCGGACCACCGGGTGTCGGAAAGAGTACGACGGCCTCCGAACTCTCGTCGGTCCTCGGACTCGAACACATCAGCGGCGGAGATATTTTCCGCGAACTCGCCGACGAGCGAGGCTACACGACGCTGGAGTTCAACAAACTCGCCGAGGAGGACGACCAAATCGACCGCGACTTAGACCGGCGACTCAAGCAAATCGCCGCCGAGCGCGACGATGTGGTGCTGGAATCCCGCCTCGCCGGGTGGCTGGCGGGCGAACACGCCGACTTCCGGGTGTGGCTCGACGCGCCGCTGGACGTTCGGTCTGCCCGCATCGCCGACCGCGAGGACAAGACCGTCGAGGACGCCCGCGAGGAGACCGCGGCCCGCGAGGGGAGCGAGGCCGACCGCTATCAGGAGTACTACGGCATCGACATCACCGACCTCACCATCTACGACCTCGCCATCAACACCGCCCGGTGGGACGCCGAGGCGGTCGTGGACATGCTCACCACCGCGGTCGAGGAGTACGAACCCGCCGACGACGAGGGCAAGTACCCCGTCGAACTGGACGACGAGTTCTGA
- a CDS encoding HPP family protein, giving the protein MNASDLMTTDVETAHPDDEISEVLTRLGRADFNGFPVVDDDERVVGIVTQHDLVHIFQPSDRTLWIPVGFPPFLETIEYAIDLSWDDLDTELDLLKHAGKPVSTVMTEDVVTVAPDDGFDALLDLLADDHRDINRLPVVDDDGKLLGIVARQDVLRAVRDERRKADPGL; this is encoded by the coding sequence ATGAACGCGAGCGACCTGATGACGACCGACGTTGAGACCGCTCACCCCGACGACGAGATAAGCGAAGTACTGACTCGTCTCGGGCGCGCGGACTTCAACGGCTTCCCGGTCGTGGACGACGACGAGCGAGTGGTCGGCATCGTGACCCAACACGACCTCGTTCACATCTTCCAACCGAGCGACCGCACGCTCTGGATTCCGGTCGGCTTCCCACCCTTCCTCGAAACCATCGAGTACGCCATCGACCTGTCGTGGGACGACCTCGACACCGAACTCGACCTGCTGAAACACGCCGGCAAGCCGGTCAGCACGGTCATGACCGAGGACGTAGTGACGGTCGCACCCGACGACGGTTTCGACGCCCTCCTCGACCTGTTGGCCGACGACCACCGAGACATCAACCGCCTGCCGGTTGTGGACGACGACGGCAAACTCTTGGGTATCGTCGCCCGCCAAGACGTGCTTCGGGCGGTCCGCGACGAGCGACGGAAGGCCGACCCCGGACTGTAG
- a CDS encoding C2H2-type zinc finger protein yields the protein MGDQKQYVCEACGEPFDSEEDLRRHMYAVGLVE from the coding sequence ATGGGGGACCAGAAGCAGTACGTCTGCGAGGCCTGCGGCGAACCTTTCGACTCCGAGGAGGACCTCCGCAGACACATGTACGCCGTGGGCTTGGTCGAGTAG
- a CDS encoding reverse transcriptase-like protein yields the protein MAVHGRSSPLRALFDESPTPHIAHPPRTHHRDFYVATDGSYNLDSDEGGLGAIIETRDGEQVARLSVPDRSVTDNNVAEYRALHLGLDVLAERAPTGARVGVLVDHDDLAANVNSATLATRRSDHTPPRKLTVPTAGRNHWRGIRARVCRFGEVRAAVLESDQNPAHALANSPEEYAHVNRQTDRCLLPERPESSESQIPPPSRADRNPGDSRASD from the coding sequence ATGGCCGTTCACGGCCGTTCCTCCCCGCTCCGGGCATTGTTCGACGAATCGCCCACGCCGCACATCGCCCACCCGCCGCGGACGCATCACCGCGATTTCTACGTCGCCACCGACGGTTCGTACAACCTCGACAGCGACGAGGGTGGACTGGGCGCTATCATCGAAACGCGAGACGGCGAGCAGGTCGCTCGCCTCTCGGTCCCCGACCGCTCGGTCACGGACAACAACGTCGCCGAGTATCGGGCGCTCCACCTCGGTCTCGACGTACTCGCAGAGCGCGCTCCGACCGGCGCTCGCGTCGGCGTCCTCGTGGACCACGACGACCTCGCCGCGAACGTCAACAGCGCGACGCTGGCGACCCGCCGGTCCGACCACACCCCGCCGCGGAAACTGACAGTCCCGACCGCCGGTCGCAACCACTGGCGCGGCATCCGCGCTCGGGTCTGCCGGTTCGGCGAGGTCCGCGCGGCGGTCCTCGAAAGCGACCAGAACCCGGCCCACGCGCTGGCGAACTCCCCCGAGGAGTACGCCCACGTCAATCGCCAGACCGACCGGTGTCTCCTGCCGGAACGCCCGGAGTCCAGCGAGTCCCAGATTCCACCGCCGTCTCGGGCCGACCGCAACCCCGGCGACTCCCGAGCGAGCGACTGA
- a CDS encoding ABC transporter substrate-binding protein — MAHDEGASRRTFLKTAGTAAAAASVAGCTGGGGTQETTTTGGTTTETDTQTETSEEGDLPDEFAVTITQGQMPTTLDPQNHRSTPTDNVVLHAYEGLLGRDQQGKIVQKLATNYERQEPGRVRFQIREGVTFHNGDQLTPEDVAFSINRIVDESVSIASPQADQLAGVTGAEVVDGQRAVDVMSDGANPIVFSLFATYCDVMQQSWVEERSKSEIAQQMNGTGPFVLEQFQSNVRVEFSRNEDYWRQPPAVTSLTFRAAEESSTRVNQLLEGESDIIVNVPPQSIGRVRNNGSTRISAAPSTRILYNAMKYNVEPFSSVEFRRAMNLAVNLESIIENVLSGFADPTNQPTLEGFFGFNSDVSQYPHDPAQAEQLVEESGHAGVSITLHTPVGRYLKDVEIAQAVANQIDQLSNVSCSVRQREFATLAGELTDGNLETSPDFYLIGWGNATFDASQTIIPLLTCDGALTSYCNEQVDQQMNQAQSQTDEQQRDQTLQQVNQTLHDQAPWIFLNRQYSVYGVRNRVEWQARRDERIDAYAMEPAESQ; from the coding sequence ATGGCGCACGACGAAGGCGCGTCTCGACGGACGTTCCTCAAGACAGCAGGTACCGCGGCGGCGGCCGCATCGGTCGCGGGGTGTACTGGTGGCGGTGGCACACAGGAGACGACGACAACGGGCGGGACGACGACGGAGACCGACACGCAGACCGAGACCAGTGAGGAGGGTGACCTCCCCGACGAGTTCGCAGTCACGATTACCCAAGGCCAGATGCCGACCACGCTCGACCCGCAGAACCACCGGTCTACCCCGACCGACAACGTGGTCTTGCACGCCTACGAGGGTCTGCTCGGCCGCGACCAGCAGGGGAAAATCGTCCAGAAGTTGGCGACCAACTACGAGCGACAGGAACCGGGCCGGGTGCGGTTCCAGATTCGAGAGGGCGTCACCTTCCACAACGGCGACCAACTCACGCCCGAGGACGTGGCGTTCAGCATCAACCGCATCGTGGACGAGAGCGTGAGCATCGCCAGCCCGCAGGCTGACCAACTCGCGGGCGTCACCGGCGCAGAGGTGGTAGACGGCCAGCGCGCGGTGGACGTGATGTCAGACGGGGCCAACCCCATCGTGTTCTCGCTGTTCGCCACCTACTGCGACGTCATGCAGCAGTCGTGGGTCGAGGAGCGCTCGAAGTCCGAAATCGCCCAACAGATGAACGGGACCGGTCCGTTCGTTCTCGAACAGTTCCAGTCGAACGTGCGAGTCGAGTTCTCTCGCAACGAGGACTACTGGCGGCAACCGCCCGCGGTCACGTCGCTGACCTTTCGGGCGGCCGAGGAGTCCAGCACTCGCGTCAACCAACTGCTGGAGGGCGAGAGCGACATCATCGTCAACGTCCCGCCCCAGTCCATCGGCCGGGTCCGGAACAACGGGAGTACCCGAATCAGCGCGGCACCGAGTACGCGCATCCTCTACAACGCGATGAAGTACAACGTCGAACCGTTCTCCAGCGTGGAGTTCCGGCGGGCGATGAACCTCGCCGTGAACCTCGAAAGCATCATCGAGAACGTGCTATCCGGCTTCGCCGACCCGACGAACCAACCCACGCTCGAAGGCTTCTTCGGCTTCAACTCCGACGTGAGCCAGTACCCCCACGACCCAGCGCAGGCCGAGCAGTTGGTCGAGGAGAGCGGCCACGCCGGGGTGTCAATCACGCTCCACACGCCGGTCGGCCGGTACCTGAAGGACGTGGAAATCGCCCAAGCGGTCGCCAACCAAATCGACCAGCTCTCGAACGTCTCGTGTTCGGTCAGACAGCGCGAGTTCGCCACGCTGGCGGGCGAACTCACCGACGGCAATCTCGAAACCAGTCCAGACTTCTACCTCATCGGCTGGGGGAACGCGACGTTCGACGCGAGTCAGACCATCATCCCCCTGCTGACCTGCGACGGCGCGCTGACCTCCTACTGCAACGAGCAGGTGGACCAGCAGATGAATCAGGCCCAGAGCCAGACCGACGAACAACAGCGCGACCAGACGCTCCAGCAGGTAAACCAGACGCTCCACGACCAAGCGCCGTGGATATTCCTCAACCGCCAGTACAGCGTCTACGGGGTGCGAAATCGCGTCGAATGGCAAGCCCGTCGTGACGAACGCATCGACGCCTACGCGATGGAACCTGCCGAAAGTCAGTAA
- a CDS encoding ABC transporter permease, with product MAMGRFLLKRSVQGVFVVWGVVTAVFALRYVTPGNPITFVAPLDAGPELREQIARELGLNRPFYVQYFDYIFSLLQGDMGYSYIQGVEASKLIFARLPATVELAVAASVVAVVLSIPLGVISATRRHEPADYAATSFSLIGISTPNFWLGIMLVLVLSVQFGLFPTSRRGIGLAPAIGMLVTQLDFSGLVTWLSHMILPAVTLGTYFTALITRLTRSGMLDELGKPYVRASRAKGLPETLVRYKHALRNTLIPVITVLGLQLGTLIGGAVITEAVFAWPGLGTLLINAINSRDWPLIQGSLIVIGTGFVLINIFVDALYAYINPQVVH from the coding sequence ATGGCGATGGGACGATTCCTCCTCAAGCGTAGCGTCCAAGGTGTGTTCGTCGTCTGGGGCGTCGTGACGGCGGTGTTCGCGCTCCGGTACGTCACGCCGGGCAACCCGATTACGTTCGTCGCGCCACTGGACGCCGGACCGGAGTTGCGCGAGCAAATCGCCCGTGAATTGGGACTGAACAGGCCGTTCTACGTCCAGTACTTCGACTACATCTTCAGCCTGTTACAGGGAGACATGGGTTACTCGTACATTCAGGGAGTCGAAGCCAGCAAACTCATCTTCGCCCGCCTCCCGGCCACCGTCGAGTTGGCCGTCGCCGCGAGCGTCGTGGCGGTGGTCCTCTCGATTCCGCTGGGCGTCATCTCGGCGACTCGGCGACACGAACCCGCCGACTACGCCGCGACGAGTTTCTCGCTCATCGGCATCTCGACGCCGAACTTCTGGCTGGGCATCATGCTCGTGCTGGTGCTGTCGGTCCAGTTCGGCCTGTTCCCGACGAGTCGCCGGGGAATCGGTCTCGCCCCCGCAATCGGAATGCTGGTGACCCAACTCGACTTCTCGGGACTCGTGACGTGGCTTTCCCACATGATTCTCCCTGCCGTCACGCTGGGCACCTACTTCACCGCGCTCATCACCCGACTGACCCGAAGCGGGATGCTCGACGAACTCGGTAAACCCTACGTCCGGGCATCCCGTGCGAAGGGGCTTCCCGAAACGCTGGTCCGGTACAAGCACGCGCTCCGGAACACGCTGATTCCGGTCATCACCGTGCTTGGCCTCCAACTCGGCACCCTCATCGGCGGCGCGGTCATCACCGAGGCCGTCTTCGCGTGGCCGGGACTGGGGACCCTCCTCATCAACGCCATCAACTCGCGTGACTGGCCGCTGATTCAGGGGTCGCTCATCGTCATCGGGACTGGGTTCGTCCTCATCAACATCTTCGTGGACGCACTGTACGCCTACATCAATCCGCAGGTGGTTCACTAA